From the genome of Deinococcus sp. AJ005, one region includes:
- a CDS encoding tripartite tricarboxylate transporter substrate binding protein, with product MKNKKIVLTLAALLLAAPATLAQNINNLRIMAPASPGGGWDQTSRAIQTVLQEQSIAKPVQVFNVPGAGGTIGLAQLSNAKGDGSLMMTMGLVMVGAIQTNGSKVDLSRVTPLARLTGEYEVIVVPAASPYKNMADLVAAWKADPGKTAFAGGSAGGTDHMLVGLVAKAAGIDPRKINYVPFSGGGETLAALLGNQVAAGVAGYGEFEAQIKAGKLRAIGISSAKPQPGIDVPTIKSQGLNVELANWRGIVAAPGISASDKAALVSALDKMHASKQWKDTLKTRNWTDLYLSGSKFDVYLKLEAARTKEVLQSIGLVK from the coding sequence ATGAAGAACAAGAAGATTGTCCTGACCCTTGCCGCGCTGCTGCTGGCCGCGCCCGCCACCCTGGCCCAGAACATCAACAACCTGCGGATCATGGCCCCGGCCAGCCCCGGCGGCGGCTGGGACCAGACCAGCCGCGCCATCCAGACCGTGTTGCAGGAGCAGAGCATCGCCAAGCCCGTACAGGTCTTCAACGTACCCGGCGCGGGCGGCACCATCGGTCTGGCGCAGCTTTCCAACGCCAAGGGTGACGGCAGCCTGATGATGACCATGGGCCTGGTGATGGTGGGCGCGATCCAGACCAACGGTTCCAAGGTGGACCTGAGCCGCGTGACCCCGCTGGCCCGCCTGACCGGCGAGTACGAGGTCATCGTGGTCCCCGCCGCCAGCCCCTACAAGAATATGGCCGATCTGGTGGCCGCCTGGAAAGCCGATCCCGGCAAGACGGCGTTTGCGGGCGGCAGTGCGGGCGGCACCGACCACATGCTGGTGGGGCTGGTGGCCAAGGCCGCCGGCATCGATCCCAGGAAGATCAACTACGTGCCCTTCAGCGGCGGCGGCGAAACGCTGGCGGCCCTGCTGGGCAACCAGGTGGCGGCGGGCGTGGCTGGCTACGGCGAGTTCGAGGCCCAGATCAAGGCGGGCAAACTGCGTGCCATCGGCATCAGCTCGGCCAAGCCGCAGCCCGGAATCGACGTCCCCACCATCAAGTCGCAGGGCCTGAACGTGGAACTCGCCAACTGGCGCGGCATCGTGGCCGCCCCCGGCATCAGCGCCAGCGACAAGGCCGCGCTGGTGTCTGCTCTGGACAAGATGCACGCCAGCAAACAGTGGAAGGACACCCTGAAGACCCGCAACTGGACTGACCTGTACCTGAGCGGCAGCAAGTTCGACGTGTATCTGAAGCTCGAAGCCGCCCGCACCAAGGAAGTGCTGCAAAGCATCGGCCTGGTCAAGTAA
- a CDS encoding tripartite tricarboxylate transporter TctB family protein produces the protein MTQPPPTSPARPSISIPDLLVALAITALGIALFIGSNEIPYGINAVVGPRVFPLIVSVGLTALGAFMIVSVLRGDRAEPAAEEDTDMEAPVNLAAPGIILGGFLLGAAVLTSAGFVIGTAIMYFSVAWAFGERRIGLMAFVALAVALVTYLAFTRGLDLSLPAGVLKGIL, from the coding sequence ATGACCCAACCCCCGCCCACCTCCCCCGCACGGCCCAGCATCAGCATTCCCGATTTGCTGGTGGCGCTGGCGATCACCGCGCTGGGCATCGCGCTGTTTATCGGCAGCAACGAGATTCCCTACGGCATCAATGCGGTGGTGGGGCCGCGCGTGTTTCCCCTGATCGTCAGCGTGGGTCTGACGGCGCTGGGGGCGTTCATGATCGTCAGCGTGCTGCGGGGTGACCGCGCCGAACCCGCCGCCGAGGAAGACACCGATATGGAAGCCCCGGTCAATCTGGCGGCCCCCGGCATCATTCTGGGCGGCTTTCTGCTGGGCGCGGCGGTGCTGACCTCGGCGGGCTTCGTCATCGGCACGGCCATCATGTATTTCAGCGTGGCCTGGGCCTTCGGTGAGCGCCGAATCGGGCTGATGGCCTTCGTGGCGCTGGCGGTGGCCCTGGTCACGTATCTGGCCTTCACGCGCGGCCTGGACCTGAGCCTGCCCGCTGGCGTGCTGAAGGGGATTCTGTAA
- the hemA gene encoding glutamyl-tRNA reductase — translation MTLACPTARRFVARSPLPAPGPLDFVVVGLNHHTAPVEVRERAAVRAGEEDALLSHLSRHAREVMLLATCNRTEVYLAGLTGDPLAAFQGAWGHDLEDHLYSYSGEEAVTHLYRVAAGLDSLVIGETQIQGQVKRAWQAANARGLSGALLNKVAQGALAAGKRVRTETGLSDSVVSVSSAAVELAELALGGLAGRTALIIGAGETAELTLIHLRAAGIEDVIVVNRTAERARQLAAKLGGRVCAAEFLHEALPEADVVIASSAAPHYVLNGEAVAAALATRADRPMFLIDISVPRILDPNIADVPGAHLLNLDDLTAVVHHNLQGRRAALPQAGAIIREAASDLSRWYLTRAAQLHRTGRTLAVASD, via the coding sequence ATGACGCTGGCCTGCCCCACCGCGCGGCGTTTCGTGGCCCGCTCTCCGCTGCCCGCCCCTGGTCCGCTGGATTTCGTGGTGGTGGGCCTGAACCACCACACCGCGCCCGTGGAGGTCCGCGAGCGCGCCGCCGTGCGGGCGGGCGAGGAAGACGCGCTGCTCTCGCACCTGTCCCGCCACGCTCGCGAGGTCATGCTGCTGGCCACCTGCAACCGTACCGAGGTGTATCTAGCCGGGCTGACCGGTGATCCGTTGGCTGCCTTTCAGGGGGCCTGGGGCCATGATTTGGAAGACCACCTTTACAGCTACTCCGGCGAGGAAGCCGTGACCCACCTGTACCGCGTCGCCGCCGGGCTGGATAGCCTGGTCATCGGCGAAACCCAGATTCAGGGTCAGGTCAAACGCGCCTGGCAGGCTGCCAACGCGCGTGGCCTGAGCGGGGCGCTGCTGAACAAGGTTGCCCAGGGCGCGCTGGCCGCCGGAAAGCGGGTCCGCACCGAAACCGGCCTCAGTGACAGTGTGGTCAGCGTGTCCAGCGCTGCCGTGGAGTTGGCGGAACTGGCGCTGGGCGGGCTTGCGGGCCGCACCGCCCTGATCATCGGTGCGGGCGAAACCGCAGAGCTGACCCTGATCCATCTGCGCGCTGCTGGCATCGAGGACGTGATCGTGGTCAACCGCACCGCCGAACGCGCCCGCCAGCTTGCCGCCAAGCTGGGGGGCCGGGTCTGCGCCGCCGAATTCCTGCACGAAGCGCTGCCGGAGGCCGACGTGGTGATCGCCTCCAGCGCCGCGCCGCATTACGTGCTGAACGGTGAGGCGGTGGCTGCTGCCCTGGCCACACGCGCGGACCGTCCCATGTTCCTGATCGACATCAGCGTGCCGCGCATCTTGGACCCGAATATTGCCGACGTACCGGGCGCGCACCTGCTCAATCTGGATGACCTGACCGCCGTGGTCCACCACAACCTTCAGGGCCGCCGCGCCGCCTTGCCGCAGGCCGGGGCCATCATCCGCGAGGCCGCCTCTGACCTGAGCCGCTGGTATCTGACGCGCGCCGCGCAGCTTCACCGGACAGGGCGGACGCTGGCGGTGGCGAGCGACTGA
- a CDS encoding folate-binding protein YgfZ, whose translation MWTLFPSSSLRVTGADRVDFVQGQMTGDLRGAATPGLVACAFLNVRGQIEQFARAYKRADDVYLHLDAGQAAPLIARLKRYIIFDQVEVQDVSDTLHTVHIWEADGVPGWNADGPDAQSFELGGGVVLAGHVSRTGTPGVDLHFLARHEAEVLAALGGEEASLDTLDAARIRAGIPDIARDGFLGVLPQEVGLDVGGPLPAISYRKGCYVGQEIMARLEARGTTRYHLAQLAGDGWDVGADVTHAGKVVGQAGLNAGGLGLARLRKDLPESAEVEVGGTPARLQSLTART comes from the coding sequence ATGTGGACTCTATTTCCTTCCAGCAGCCTGCGCGTGACGGGCGCGGACCGCGTGGACTTTGTGCAGGGGCAGATGACCGGCGATCTGCGCGGCGCGGCAACGCCCGGACTGGTGGCCTGCGCTTTCCTGAACGTGCGCGGCCAGATCGAACAGTTTGCGCGGGCCTATAAACGTGCTGACGACGTGTACCTGCATCTGGACGCTGGACAGGCCGCGCCGCTGATCGCCCGCTTGAAGCGCTACATCATCTTCGATCAGGTGGAGGTTCAGGACGTGTCCGACACCCTCCACACGGTTCATATCTGGGAGGCAGATGGGGTGCCCGGCTGGAACGCGGACGGCCCCGACGCGCAGAGTTTCGAGCTGGGCGGCGGCGTGGTGCTGGCTGGGCACGTGAGCCGCACGGGGACGCCCGGCGTGGACCTGCATTTTCTGGCGCGTCATGAAGCGGAAGTTCTGGCTGCTCTGGGCGGTGAGGAAGCCTCCCTGGACACGCTGGACGCCGCCCGCATCCGCGCCGGGATTCCCGACATCGCCCGCGACGGTTTTCTGGGGGTGCTGCCGCAGGAAGTCGGGCTGGACGTGGGCGGCCCGCTGCCCGCCATCAGCTACCGCAAGGGCTGTTACGTGGGCCAGGAAATCATGGCCCGGCTGGAGGCGCGCGGAACCACCCGCTATCACCTTGCCCAACTGGCTGGAGACGGCTGGGACGTGGGCGCAGACGTGACCCACGCCGGGAAAGTGGTGGGGCAGGCGGGCCTGAACGCGGGCGGCCTGGGTCTGGCCCGTCTCCGCAAGGACCTGCCCGAGAGTGCGGAGGTGGAGGTGGGCGGCACCCCGGCCCGCCTGCAATCCCTGACCGCCCGCACCTGA
- a CDS encoding bifunctional precorrin-2 dehydrogenase/sirohydrochlorin ferrochelatase has protein sequence MSLLPVFLNLSGERAVVIGGGAVALRRSRTLLDAGLNVTVIAPDISGELLDLPVQSEQRGYRGGDLAGARVVVAATDCPEINDAVVTEARQIGALVNHAGEAGSGNLRFAATARRAGVQVAVNTGRELPMLAQALTRRIAALLPHEAQIDGWTAAREQALMLDGPGREIAMHGLKTEIQAALGGPA, from the coding sequence GTGAGTCTGTTGCCCGTCTTCCTGAACCTGAGCGGCGAACGCGCCGTTGTCATTGGCGGCGGCGCGGTGGCCCTGCGCCGGAGCCGGACTCTGCTGGACGCCGGACTGAACGTGACCGTCATCGCGCCCGACATCAGTGGGGAGTTGCTTGACCTGCCTGTTCAGTCCGAGCAACGTGGTTACCGTGGGGGCGATCTGGCTGGCGCGCGTGTGGTGGTGGCGGCGACGGATTGCCCCGAGATCAATGACGCCGTGGTGACCGAAGCCCGCCAGATCGGCGCACTGGTCAACCACGCTGGAGAGGCTGGATCGGGCAATCTGCGCTTCGCGGCCACGGCCCGGCGCGCGGGGGTGCAAGTGGCCGTGAACACCGGGCGCGAATTGCCGATGCTGGCGCAGGCGTTGACCCGCCGGATTGCCGCCCTGCTTCCGCATGAAGCCCAGATCGACGGTTGGACTGCGGCGCGCGAACAGGCCCTGATGCTGGACGGACCGGGCCGCGAGATCGCCATGCATGGCCTGAAGACCGAGATTCAGGCCGCGCTGGGAGGTCCAGCATGA
- a CDS encoding metallophosphoesterase has product MTRLAILADLHANLAATLAVHQDAARRGITEFWVLGDVVGKGPRPREVLDWTQEYASRVIQGNWDARVAGASHRPQDLWPRSKLTPDQLTYLEALPYGIEEQFGGAWWRFVHASSRGLFHRLYPHSSLSDQIEAFAPNPQLGLIQYADALVYADMHEALLLDVEGRPLINCGSVGNPLDSTLPCYLILEFDESGPGYSASYVRLTYNRDEEISAAEASGMPFTREYVTELLTGAFQKRRARTGEV; this is encoded by the coding sequence ATGACACGCCTCGCCATTCTCGCGGACCTGCACGCCAATCTGGCGGCCACGCTCGCGGTGCATCAGGACGCGGCGCGGCGCGGGATTACCGAGTTCTGGGTGCTGGGCGACGTGGTGGGCAAAGGCCCGCGCCCCCGCGAGGTGCTGGACTGGACCCAGGAATACGCCAGCCGGGTGATCCAGGGCAACTGGGACGCCCGTGTCGCCGGGGCCAGCCACCGCCCGCAGGACCTGTGGCCGCGCAGCAAGCTGACCCCAGATCAACTCACGTACTTGGAGGCGCTGCCCTACGGCATCGAGGAACAGTTTGGCGGCGCGTGGTGGCGCTTTGTCCATGCCAGCAGCCGGGGCCTGTTTCACCGCCTGTACCCGCACAGCAGCCTCTCGGACCAGATCGAGGCGTTCGCGCCCAACCCGCAGTTGGGCCTGATCCAGTACGCCGACGCCCTGGTGTATGCCGACATGCACGAGGCCCTGCTGCTGGACGTGGAGGGCCGCCCGCTGATCAACTGCGGCAGCGTGGGCAATCCGCTGGACAGCACTTTGCCGTGTTACCTGATCCTGGAATTTGACGAGTCCGGCCCCGGCTACAGCGCCAGCTATGTCCGGTTGACCTACAACCGCGACGAGGAAATCAGCGCCGCCGAGGCCAGCGGGATGCCCTTTACCCGCGAGTACGTCACGGAGTTGCTGACCGGGGCCTTTCAGAAACGTCGGGCGCGAACGGGAGAGGTCTAG
- a CDS encoding tripartite tricarboxylate transporter permease, with amino-acid sequence MDSLTSLLAGFETALTPLNLLWALVGVTLGTLVGVLPGIGPALTVALLLPVTAKLPPVSAFIMFAGIYYGGMFGGSTTSILLNTPGESASIITALEGNKMAKKGRAAAALATAAIGSFIAGTIGTLLLTFAAPAIADIAVQITPSAKFALIMVAFVTISATFGGSPLRGLLSLALGLAVGLVGTDLQSGQARFTLGRPELLDGIDFITVVIGLFAIGETLYVASRLRKGKSNVIKLEGGATMSKEDWRRSWGPWLRGTALGFPFGAIPAGGAEIPTFLSYTLEKRLSKHPEEFGNGAIEGVAGPEAANNASAAGVLVPLLTLGLPTSATAAILLAAFQQYGLQPGPLLFLTNGDLVWGLIASLYIGNVMLLALNLPLAPVWAKLLLIPRPFLYAGILVFSTVGVYSLNNSVFDLGLLALFGVIGYGMRRFDFPVTPAIIGVVLGPTAEAQFRTALQQSNGDFSIFVTQPFTAFLMLCALAALVVPQILKFRARRAS; translated from the coding sequence ATGGACTCCCTGACTTCCCTGCTGGCGGGCTTTGAAACCGCCCTAACCCCGCTGAACCTGCTGTGGGCGCTGGTGGGCGTCACGCTGGGCACGCTGGTGGGCGTGCTGCCCGGTATTGGCCCAGCGCTGACGGTGGCGCTGCTCCTGCCAGTGACGGCCAAGCTGCCGCCCGTCAGCGCCTTCATCATGTTTGCAGGCATCTACTACGGCGGGATGTTCGGGGGGTCCACGACTTCGATTCTGCTCAATACGCCCGGCGAATCGGCCAGCATCATCACCGCGCTGGAGGGCAACAAGATGGCGAAGAAGGGCCGGGCCGCCGCCGCCCTGGCCACCGCCGCCATCGGCTCGTTTATCGCGGGCACGATTGGCACGCTGCTGCTGACCTTCGCCGCGCCTGCCATTGCCGACATCGCCGTGCAGATCACGCCCAGCGCCAAGTTTGCGCTGATCATGGTGGCGTTCGTGACCATCAGCGCCACCTTTGGCGGCAGCCCCTTGCGCGGCCTGCTGAGTCTGGCGCTGGGGCTGGCTGTCGGACTGGTAGGCACCGATTTGCAGAGCGGACAGGCGCGCTTCACGCTGGGCCGCCCGGAACTGCTGGACGGCATCGACTTCATTACGGTGGTGATCGGGCTGTTCGCCATCGGGGAAACGCTGTACGTTGCCAGCCGCTTACGCAAGGGCAAATCCAACGTGATCAAGCTGGAGGGCGGCGCAACCATGAGCAAGGAGGACTGGCGCAGAAGCTGGGGGCCGTGGCTGCGTGGCACGGCGCTGGGCTTTCCCTTCGGCGCGATTCCGGCGGGGGGCGCGGAGATTCCCACCTTCCTGAGCTACACGCTGGAAAAACGCCTGTCCAAGCACCCGGAGGAATTCGGCAATGGCGCTATCGAGGGTGTGGCCGGGCCGGAAGCTGCCAACAATGCCAGCGCGGCGGGCGTGCTGGTGCCGCTGCTGACGCTGGGGCTGCCCACCAGCGCTACCGCCGCCATCTTGCTGGCCGCCTTCCAGCAGTACGGCCTCCAGCCGGGGCCGCTGCTGTTTCTGACCAACGGCGATCTGGTCTGGGGACTCATCGCCAGCCTGTACATCGGCAACGTGATGCTGCTGGCACTGAACCTGCCGCTGGCCCCAGTCTGGGCCAAGCTGCTGCTGATTCCGCGCCCGTTCCTGTACGCCGGGATTCTGGTCTTCAGCACCGTGGGCGTGTATTCCCTGAACAACAGCGTCTTTGACCTGGGGCTGCTGGCGTTGTTCGGCGTTATTGGCTACGGCATGCGCCGCTTCGATTTCCCAGTCACACCCGCGATCATCGGCGTGGTGCTGGGGCCAACCGCCGAGGCGCAGTTCCGCACCGCTTTGCAGCAGAGCAACGGCGACTTCTCCATTTTCGTGACCCAGCCCTTCACCGCCTTCCTGATGCTGTGCGCGCTGGCCGCGCTGGTGGTGCCGCAGATTCTGAAGTTCCGGGCACGCCGGGCCTCCTGA
- the ttcA gene encoding tRNA 2-thiocytidine(32) synthetase TtcA: MSHLPSTTPPANLFKPIVRGAARAIADFAMIEDGDRVMVCLSGGKDSYTLLDVLLHFQRRAPIRFGLVAVNLDQGQPGFPKHVLPEYLSALGVEFSILERDTFSTVIEKTKPGQTTCTLCSRLRRGHLYAHARRLGASKIALGHHREDLLETLFMNMFFGTRLKAMAPRLSSDDGGNVVIRPLAYVAEADIVRYADARAFPIIPCTLCGSQPNLQRVVVGEMLAGWERDHPGRLNNILRSLGRVTPSHLLDRELYDFAGAGPEGDTASDSDEFAEREFLVGLEELTVVDG, translated from the coding sequence ATGAGTCATCTTCCCTCCACCACCCCACCCGCCAACCTGTTCAAACCCATCGTCAGGGGAGCTGCGCGGGCCATCGCCGACTTTGCCATGATCGAGGACGGGGACCGCGTGATGGTCTGCCTGAGCGGCGGCAAGGACAGTTACACGCTGCTGGACGTGCTGCTGCACTTTCAGAGGCGTGCGCCCATCCGGTTTGGGCTGGTGGCGGTCAATCTGGATCAGGGGCAGCCGGGCTTCCCGAAACACGTCCTGCCCGAGTATCTGAGCGCTTTGGGCGTGGAGTTCAGCATTCTGGAGCGCGACACCTTCAGCACGGTCATAGAAAAAACCAAACCCGGCCAGACCACCTGTACGCTGTGCAGCCGCCTGCGCCGGGGCCACCTGTACGCACACGCCCGCCGCCTGGGGGCCAGCAAGATTGCGCTGGGCCACCACCGCGAGGACCTGCTGGAAACGCTGTTCATGAACATGTTTTTCGGCACACGCCTGAAAGCGATGGCCCCCCGCCTGTCCAGCGATGATGGGGGGAACGTGGTGATTCGCCCGCTGGCCTACGTGGCCGAGGCCGACATCGTGCGCTACGCCGACGCCCGCGCCTTTCCCATTATCCCGTGTACGCTGTGCGGCTCTCAGCCCAACCTCCAGCGCGTGGTGGTGGGCGAGATGCTGGCCGGGTGGGAACGGGATCATCCGGGCCGCCTGAACAACATCCTGCGCTCGCTGGGCCGCGTGACCCCCAGCCACCTGCTGGACCGCGAGTTATACGACTTCGCCGGGGCTGGGCCGGAAGGCGATACCGCCTCCGATTCGGATGAATTTGCGGAGCGGGAATTTCTGGTGGGGCTGGAAGAGCTGACGGTGGTGGATGGTTGA
- a CDS encoding DUF2721 domain-containing protein, giving the protein MADTSLSVLSAMITPAVLISGAGTLIMSTSTRVGRATDRVRQQTARFRLLVSAEGQQEPRAREEKRLIVRQLPRLARRTRLLVRAMTALYVAVALLVLTSILIGGSALLGAGLLGELSGVLPVLLAVAGSASLAYAALLLSFETRLSARTTREEMDFLVGLGEHYSVLYDDAHPDDQDPMVLSSQESGKQA; this is encoded by the coding sequence ATGGCCGATACCAGCCTCAGCGTCCTGAGCGCCATGATCACGCCTGCCGTGCTGATCAGTGGGGCCGGCACGCTGATCATGAGTACCAGCACGCGGGTGGGCCGGGCCACGGACCGGGTGCGGCAACAGACCGCTCGTTTCCGCCTGCTGGTGTCGGCGGAGGGCCAGCAGGAACCCCGCGCCCGCGAGGAAAAGCGGCTGATCGTGCGCCAACTGCCGCGTCTGGCCCGGCGAACCCGGCTGCTGGTGCGGGCCATGACGGCGCTGTATGTGGCGGTGGCCCTGCTGGTGCTGACCAGCATCCTGATCGGCGGCTCTGCATTGCTGGGAGCTGGGCTGCTGGGCGAACTGTCGGGCGTGCTGCCGGTGCTGCTGGCGGTGGCGGGATCGGCCTCGCTGGCTTACGCGGCCCTGCTGCTCAGCTTCGAGACCCGGCTGAGCGCACGCACCACCCGTGAGGAGATGGATTTTCTGGTGGGCCTGGGCGAACATTATTCGGTTCTTTACGACGACGCCCATCCCGATGATCAAGACCCCATGGTGCTTTCCTCGCAAGAATCAGGGAAGCAGGCTTGA
- a CDS encoding transglycosylase domain-containing protein: MRFLVGLSRFVAIALLLALLGVLVLWWMWGRDLPSVTDLDVLEVSGQTRVYDRQNTLIGTLTPSLGGSGGTNRNLLKLGQISPWLQKAAVTSEDRRFYEHHGVDYIGIARGLIKGLLQNDLEGGSSITQQVVKNTLLSDLQSARTAERKFKEAVLAFQLDRNYDKDRILNAYLNIIYWGDGGRDDIVGAGTAAQAYFGKSAANLNLAESVYLTTLIPAPNSRYKAFAAYRPLMKDLLGRMVEDGRVTQAEAEAAWKTPIYPAGWRIGWNADGTLRSAVLENTDRLQQNMNALEAAQGTGRFAYQYYLQAVEKELLPIIGRRALYGGGKIVTGMSVAAQQSAEQASLDAKLPDGATLGIALVSPANGEVLALVGQKLTGGRPSDWDNAIQARRQVGSSIKPLLYTLALETGWKQSDTVLDSPLVGTSYQPQNYDGRWTGRYVTMRYALDHSLNLPTVRIAQELGVQNFEAKLRQLGLTPPPEAGLSLSIGTLEASPLQMAAAYAPFANGGLYYAPSLVRSVEDARGQVLYTRPNPTPKRVWDPQTAWLGLDMIRGVVNDLTEYQGGLATRAQIGGRQVGGKTGTTNDIKDLWFAGVTPTVSGAVWVGKQEGGALPGWAYSGEIPTPVWQQAVDGALAGQPAQSFREPGGITYRVIRQVDMAFRTAQADDEPTARDGTGNSGSSFFRRRPATAPETVQPASQTVTQPESVPPAPEPTQDLPLTPEVQDIPSTPVTDGNEVAPPEALPQALPDVPPEGGSEVPAQPEPLPEISPSDPPVPPLNDNPPSD; the protein is encoded by the coding sequence GTGAGATTTCTGGTCGGTCTGAGCCGCTTTGTGGCCATTGCGCTGCTGCTGGCGCTGCTGGGCGTGCTGGTTCTGTGGTGGATGTGGGGCCGCGATCTGCCCAGCGTGACTGACCTGGACGTGCTGGAGGTCAGTGGGCAGACCCGCGTGTATGACCGCCAGAACACGCTGATCGGCACCCTGACGCCCAGTCTGGGCGGCTCGGGCGGCACCAACCGCAACCTGCTGAAGCTGGGGCAGATCAGTCCGTGGTTGCAGAAGGCCGCCGTGACCAGCGAGGACCGACGCTTTTACGAGCATCACGGCGTCGATTACATCGGTATCGCGCGCGGGCTGATCAAGGGGCTGCTGCAAAACGATCTGGAAGGCGGATCGAGCATCACGCAGCAGGTGGTCAAGAACACGCTGCTCTCCGATCTCCAGAGTGCCCGCACCGCCGAGCGCAAGTTCAAGGAAGCGGTGCTGGCCTTTCAACTGGACCGCAATTACGACAAGGACCGGATTCTTAACGCCTACCTCAACATCATCTACTGGGGAGACGGCGGGCGCGACGACATCGTGGGGGCCGGAACGGCGGCGCAGGCGTACTTCGGCAAGTCTGCGGCCAATCTGAATCTGGCCGAGAGCGTGTATCTGACGACGCTGATTCCCGCGCCCAACAGCCGTTACAAAGCTTTTGCCGCCTACCGCCCGCTGATGAAGGACCTGCTGGGCCGCATGGTGGAAGACGGGCGCGTGACCCAGGCCGAAGCCGAAGCCGCCTGGAAAACCCCGATCTATCCGGCAGGCTGGCGCATCGGCTGGAACGCTGACGGCACCCTGCGAAGTGCGGTGCTGGAAAACACGGACCGGTTGCAGCAGAACATGAACGCGCTGGAGGCCGCACAGGGCACAGGCCGCTTCGCCTACCAGTATTACCTTCAGGCTGTCGAGAAGGAATTGCTGCCGATCATCGGGCGGAGGGCGCTGTACGGCGGCGGCAAGATCGTGACTGGCATGAGCGTGGCCGCGCAGCAATCGGCAGAACAGGCCAGTCTGGATGCCAAGCTCCCCGACGGCGCAACCCTGGGCATCGCACTGGTCAGCCCGGCGAACGGCGAGGTGCTGGCGCTGGTGGGTCAGAAACTGACCGGGGGGCGGCCCAGTGACTGGGACAACGCCATTCAGGCGCGGCGGCAGGTGGGCAGCTCTATCAAGCCGCTGCTGTACACGCTGGCACTGGAAACCGGCTGGAAGCAGAGTGATACGGTGTTGGACTCGCCGCTGGTGGGCACCTCGTACCAGCCGCAGAATTATGACGGACGTTGGACCGGGCGCTACGTGACCATGCGTTATGCGCTGGACCACAGCCTGAACCTGCCCACCGTGCGAATCGCGCAGGAACTGGGCGTGCAGAACTTCGAGGCCAAGCTGAGGCAACTGGGCCTGACCCCGCCGCCCGAAGCCGGACTGTCTCTGAGCATCGGCACGCTGGAGGCCAGTCCCCTCCAGATGGCCGCTGCCTACGCCCCCTTCGCCAACGGCGGTCTGTACTACGCGCCCAGTCTGGTCCGCAGCGTGGAGGACGCACGGGGTCAGGTGCTGTACACCCGCCCCAACCCCACCCCCAAACGGGTCTGGGACCCACAGACCGCGTGGCTGGGGCTGGACATGATCCGGGGCGTGGTCAATGACCTGACCGAGTATCAGGGCGGCCTTGCCACCCGCGCGCAGATTGGTGGGCGTCAGGTGGGCGGCAAGACCGGCACCACCAACGACATCAAGGACCTGTGGTTTGCAGGTGTGACCCCTACCGTCTCTGGGGCCGTGTGGGTGGGCAAACAGGAGGGCGGTGCGCTGCCGGGCTGGGCCTACAGCGGCGAGATTCCCACTCCGGTGTGGCAGCAGGCGGTAGACGGCGCACTGGCGGGTCAGCCCGCGCAGAGTTTCAGGGAACCGGGCGGAATCACCTACCGCGTGATCCGGCAGGTGGACATGGCCTTCCGCACTGCCCAGGCCGATGACGAACCCACCGCCCGCGATGGCACTGGCAACAGCGGCAGCAGCTTTTTTCGCCGCCGTCCGGCCACGGCCCCGGAAACGGTTCAGCCCGCCTCTCAGACCGTGACGCAACCTGAGTCCGTGCCTCCTGCGCCCGAGCCGACACAGGACCTTCCCCTTACGCCGGAGGTTCAGGACATCCCCTCTACCCCCGTGACGGATGGGAACGAAGTGGCCCCGCCTGAAGCCCTACCTCAAGCCCTGCCCGACGTGCCGCCCGAAGGTGGGTCCGAAGTTCCTGCCCAACCTGAGCCGTTGCCGGAAATCTCCCCCAGCGATCCCCCCGTCCCGCCCCTGAATGACAATCCTCCATCAGACTGA